The following nucleotide sequence is from Acidiferrobacteraceae bacterium.
GGAGGATCAGGATATCAATCCAGCCCTCCGGGGCGATTATGGGTTGTCTTCGCGCCGGCATTTCGATGCACCTTGGGCGATCTGAATCTGGCCAACAGGCCCGCAATCAGTTCTTTGTGGTATCGACAATCTGATTGGCCCGAATCCAGGGCATCATTTCGCGCAGCTGGGCACCAACCTTCTCGATCTGATGCTCGCCAGCCTTCGCCCGCAGCTCGGGGAAA
It contains:
- a CDS encoding ketol-acid reductoisomerase (catalyzes the formation of (R)-2,3-dihydroxy-3-methylbutanoate from (S)-2-hydroxy-2-methyl-3-oxobutanoate in valine and isoleucine biosynthesis) codes for the protein RVVNEQVKAEMKKILGEIQSGEFAKEWMDEAASGGKRFPELRAKAGEHQIEKVGAQLREMMPWIRANQIVDTTKN